The following coding sequences lie in one Rutidosis leptorrhynchoides isolate AG116_Rl617_1_P2 chromosome 4, CSIRO_AGI_Rlap_v1, whole genome shotgun sequence genomic window:
- the LOC139840915 gene encoding zinc finger protein JAGGED-like: MVFRRSPLDLNNLPDDHFFRDHNNQNKQPLDHDSSSAVSGIYRRKKNGAKDEKGKVYECRFCSLKFGKSQALGGHMNRHRQERETETLNQARQLVFSANNLVPQRPHHLGGQPSVHGSYHYPAAGFNMSPTNVYPSRLYSGNSTTIPPPPPATYSSQYPHSLNDYFVNPQLGFQNLNCAAVPIPDNSFN, encoded by the exons ATGGTTTTCAGGAGAAGCCCACTGGACCTCAACAATTTACCAGATGATCATTTCTTTAGGGACCATAACAACCAAAACAAACAACCACTTGATCATGACTCATCTTCTGCTGTTTCAG GGATCTACAGAAGAAAGAAAAACGGCGCAAAAGATGAAAAGGGGAAGGTTTATGAGTGTAGGTTTTGTTCTCTCAAGTTTGGCAAATCTCAAGCTCTTGGAGGACACATGAACCGCCATCGCcaag AAAGGGAGACAGAAACACTTAACCAAGCTCGTCAACTGGTTTTCAGTGCTAATAATTTGGTACCCCAACGCCCTCACCATTTAGG TGGACAACCAAGTGTGCATGGAAGCTATCATTATCCAGCTGCAGGCTTTAACATGAGTCCTACTAATGTTTATCCTTCAAGACTTTATTCCGGCAATTCAACCACCATCCCACCACCACCACCTGCCACCTATTCATCTCAATATCCACATTCACTAAATGACTACTTTGTTAACCCACAACTCGGCTTTCAGAACTTGAATTGTGCTGCCGTCCCAATACCCGATAATTCTTTCAACTAG
- the LOC139840081 gene encoding uncharacterized protein isoform X1, whose protein sequence is MSILNQIFNRGLIGAKCKTCLTLAISRIKLLQNKRDTQLKLMRQEIAQFLQSGQEPIARIRVEHIIREQNIWAAYEILEMFCEFVLARVPIIESQKECPLELKEAVASIIFAAPRCSDLPDLLTVRNLFATKYGKEFIAAASELRPDTSVNRTIIEKLSVYTPSGEVKLNVLKEIAREYNILWDSSKTEAEFNKLPEDLLNGPRRISSVTSQINNKEPPKAVLRPPLISSPQVPVQPLQSPKAAAIVSPFEVKQSLAESQKGRPVSSESLDVLERARVAIAAADRASAAARAAAELVNVNNNSISSEMSR, encoded by the exons ATGTCTATTTTGAATCAAATCTTCAATAGGGGACTTATTGGTGCAAAATG TAAAACATGCCTAACGTTAGCGATATCAAGGATTAAATTGCTTCAAAACAAGAGAGACACACAGTTGAAACTAATGCGCCAGGAAATAGCTCAGTTTCTTCAATCTGGGCAAGAACCAATAGCGCGGATACGA GTGGAGCATATTATAAGAGAACAAAATATATGGGCTGCCTATGAGATCTTGGAGATGTTTTGTGAGTTCGTTCTTGCACGAGTTCCGATTATCGAAAGCCAGAA AGAATGTCCATTGGAGTTAAAAGAAGCTGTTGCAAGCATAATTTTTGCAGCTCCGAGATGCTCCGATTTGCCCGATTTATTGACTGTTAGAAATTTGTTCGCTACAAAATACGGGAAGGAGTTTATTGCAGCTGCCTCTGAGCTTCGACCTGATACAAGTGTCAACCGTACA ATAATTGAGAAACTTTCAGTTTATACTCCGTCCGGTGAGGTAAAGCTTAACGTATTAAAAGAaattgcacgagaatataatatctTATGGGATTCTTCTAAAACCGAAGCTGAATTCAACAAATTGCCGGAGGATCTTTTG AATGGACCAAGGCGTATATCAAGCGTCACTTCACAAATCAATAATAAAGAACCCCCTAAAGCTGTACTTCGGCCACCATTGATCAGCAGCCCACAAGTTCCTGTTCAGCCACTTCAATCTCCCAAGGCTGCTGCAATCGTGAGTCCGTTCGAAGTCAAACAGTCGTTAGCAGAAAGTCAAAAGGGAAGACCAGTTTCATCGGAGTCACTTGATGTGTTGGAGAGAGCTCGTGTTGCGATAGCTGCTGCAGATCGTGCATCAGCTGCTGCTCGTGCTGCGGCTGAAttagttaatgttaataataactcaaTATCATCAGAAATGAGTAGATAA
- the LOC139840081 gene encoding uncharacterized protein isoform X2, whose translation MSILNQIFNRGLIGAKCKTCLTLAISRIKLLQNKRDTQLKLMRQEIAQFLQSGQEPIARIRVEHIIREQNIWAAYEILEMFCEFVLARVPIIESQKECPLELKEAVASIIFAAPRCSDLPDLLTVRNLFATKYGKEFIAAASELRPDTSVNRTIIEKLSVYTPSGEVKLNVLKEIAREYNILWDSSKTEAEFNKLPEDLLYLTETTPVLVTLEELHIKPCISHYKFMFKRYYVSKSMFFPTNFSISLGFLFTLEQGHKTVNF comes from the exons ATGTCTATTTTGAATCAAATCTTCAATAGGGGACTTATTGGTGCAAAATG TAAAACATGCCTAACGTTAGCGATATCAAGGATTAAATTGCTTCAAAACAAGAGAGACACACAGTTGAAACTAATGCGCCAGGAAATAGCTCAGTTTCTTCAATCTGGGCAAGAACCAATAGCGCGGATACGA GTGGAGCATATTATAAGAGAACAAAATATATGGGCTGCCTATGAGATCTTGGAGATGTTTTGTGAGTTCGTTCTTGCACGAGTTCCGATTATCGAAAGCCAGAA AGAATGTCCATTGGAGTTAAAAGAAGCTGTTGCAAGCATAATTTTTGCAGCTCCGAGATGCTCCGATTTGCCCGATTTATTGACTGTTAGAAATTTGTTCGCTACAAAATACGGGAAGGAGTTTATTGCAGCTGCCTCTGAGCTTCGACCTGATACAAGTGTCAACCGTACA ATAATTGAGAAACTTTCAGTTTATACTCCGTCCGGTGAGGTAAAGCTTAACGTATTAAAAGAaattgcacgagaatataatatctTATGGGATTCTTCTAAAACCGAAGCTGAATTCAACAAATTGCCGGAGGATCTTTTG TATTTGACGGAAACAACCCCTGTACTTGTAACTTTGGAAGAATTACACATTAAACCCTGCATTTCACATTATAAATTTATGTTTAAGAGATACTATGTAAGTAAGTCAATGTTTTTCCCAACTAATTTTTCAATCAGCTTAGGATTTTTATTTACACTAGAACAAGGCCATAAAACTGTCAACTTTTGA